TCTCTGAGACCTTTGCTGCACTAATGGCTTCTTTCATCTGATCACCGCCCCTCAGAATTGCTGCAGAAGCATCGGCGAATGAACCGGCATATCGAGGAGCTCCTTGAATTCCCTGTCAAGTTTGAAGAGAGTTATCGAAAGACCTTTCATCTCCATTGAGGTTGCGTATTCTCCCACGAATGACTTGTAAATCTTGATTTTCTTAAGATCCAGTATTTCCTTGACCTTTCTGAAGGTTACGTAGAGTTCCTGAGGTGCTGTCGCACCGAGTCCGTTAACCAGTACGGCAACTCCGTCTCCCGATTCAAATGGAAGATCATCGATTACTCTCTCCGTCATGAAACTGGCAATCTCATCGGCACTCTTGAGTTTTTCTCGCTTTATGCCGCGCTCTCCATGAATGCCCATGCCGATTTCCATTTCATCATCGCCAATCTCGAAAGTTGGCAATCCGACTGCCGGAATGGTGCACGGGGAAAGGGCGACTCCCATTGTTCTGATAACATTCAGAGCTCTGTCGGTTGTTTCTTTTACTTCTTCAAGAGAGGCACCCGTGGCAGCCTTCGCACCGGCAATCTTATATGCGAAGATCAGCCCGGCGATTCCTCTTCTTGAGCCGGCATCATCGGCGGGGGCCGATGCCACATCGTCACAACCGATGCAGGTTTCTACTCTGATTCCCTCTTCTTCGGCCATTTCGGCGGCCATGTCGAAATTCATTATGTCTCCACCATAATTTCCGTACAGGTAGAGTACGCCTTTCCCGCTGTCTATAGCCTTCGTAATTGCAAGCATAGTTTCGGCCGAAGGCGATGAGAAAACGTCGCCAACGGCAGCGCCATCGAGAAGGTTTTCGCCTATATATCCCAGGAAGAGGGGCAGGTGACCGGAACCACCACCGGTTGCGATGCCTACCTTGTCTTTCACGGGTGCTCTTGGAATGATCAAGGCTTTGTCATAGCCTTCAACTCTCTTGAAGTCCTTAGGGAATGCCATAACAATTCCATCGAGCATTTCCGTGATCAAATTGTCAGTGGAGTTAATGATCTTTTTCATGACTATTTGCCTCCAAGCCACTTCACCACATTTACCCAGAATTGACCGTAATCCTTCCACTCAACCATCCCACGGCCCCAGTGAGGAGCTGGATCGGTAGCGAATGCAAGCGTTCTACCCTTTCCATACTGACCGGTGACTATTATTGGATCTCCGTTGTGTTCTGCCAGGACTTCTCCTTCGGGCTTTGCCTTCACTTCGTTGTATCCGGAAAATAGAGGAGGCGCCGAATCGAAGTCTACTCCCTTGAAGATCGGATGGTCTTTCTTGAGGA
This genomic window from Mesotoga sp. UBA6090 contains:
- a CDS encoding dihydroxyacetone kinase subunit DhaK, with amino-acid sequence MKKIINSTDNLITEMLDGIVMAFPKDFKRVEGYDKALIIPRAPVKDKVGIATGGGSGHLPLFLGYIGENLLDGAAVGDVFSSPSAETMLAITKAIDSGKGVLYLYGNYGGDIMNFDMAAEMAEEEGIRVETCIGCDDVASAPADDAGSRRGIAGLIFAYKIAGAKAATGASLEEVKETTDRALNVIRTMGVALSPCTIPAVGLPTFEIGDDEMEIGMGIHGERGIKREKLKSADEIASFMTERVIDDLPFESGDGVAVLVNGLGATAPQELYVTFRKVKEILDLKKIKIYKSFVGEYATSMEMKGLSITLFKLDREFKELLDMPVHSPMLLQQF